The following are encoded in a window of Bacteroidales bacterium genomic DNA:
- a CDS encoding oxidoreductase produces the protein MEETIKVGLASYGMSGEVFHAPLLHVHEGFELRAVCERSRKKAAEKYPYIHSYSTYEDLLNDREIELVVVNTPDYLHFEMAKAALEAGKHVVVEKPFTITSGEADKLIRISRERGKLLSVFHNRRWDNGSLTVRQVLAEKLLGRLVLFESHFDRFRNYLQDSWKEKAGIGTGTVYNLGSHLIYEALDFFGEPKTVFADIRAERTGSCVDDTFDIFLGYPELKVLLRSSYLVKEPGPRYILHGTEGSYLKWGQDPQEEAMKAGKWPGTPGWGTEPPEFWGTLNTTINGTHFRGKIETLPGNYLAFYDNIFNAIRKGEELIITPEKAAKVIRIIEMAYQSNKEQKVIAYS, from the coding sequence ATGGAAGAAACGATTAAGGTTGGACTGGCCTCCTATGGCATGTCGGGTGAAGTATTTCATGCTCCGCTGCTGCATGTGCATGAAGGGTTTGAACTAAGGGCAGTTTGCGAAAGAAGCCGTAAGAAAGCAGCAGAGAAATATCCGTATATTCATTCCTATTCTACCTATGAAGACCTTCTCAACGACAGGGAAATCGAACTGGTTGTTGTCAACACGCCTGATTACCTGCATTTCGAAATGGCAAAAGCTGCCCTGGAGGCCGGCAAGCATGTGGTTGTAGAAAAGCCATTTACGATAACTTCGGGAGAAGCCGATAAATTGATCAGAATTTCAAGAGAGAGAGGGAAACTCCTCAGTGTATTTCATAACCGCCGCTGGGACAACGGGTCTCTGACCGTGCGGCAGGTTCTTGCTGAAAAGCTCCTGGGCAGGCTGGTTCTTTTTGAATCCCATTTTGACCGGTTCAGAAATTATCTGCAGGACTCGTGGAAAGAAAAAGCTGGCATTGGTACCGGCACAGTCTATAATCTGGGATCACACCTGATCTATGAAGCGCTTGATTTTTTCGGGGAACCAAAGACTGTATTTGCTGATATCAGGGCAGAGAGGACCGGAAGTTGCGTTGATGACACGTTCGACATTTTTCTGGGGTATCCTGAGCTTAAGGTACTGCTTCGCAGCAGTTATCTGGTAAAGGAACCCGGACCACGGTACATACTGCATGGAACAGAAGGTTCCTATCTGAAGTGGGGCCAGGATCCGCAGGAAGAGGCCATGAAAGCGGGAAAATGGCCCGGCACTCCCGGTTGGGGTACTGAACCGCCTGAATTTTGGGGAACTCTAAATACCACCATTAACGGAACGCATTTCCGGGGCAAAATTGAAACCCTTCCAGGCAATTATCTTGCCTTTTACGATAACATTTTCAATGCCATTAGAAAGGGAGAAGAACTGATCATAACTCCGGAAAAGGCAGCAAAAGTAATCCGGATTATTGAAATGGCGTATCAGAGCAACAAGGAGCAAAAAGTAATAGCTTATTCATGA
- a CDS encoding FAD:protein FMN transferase, with protein sequence MAAVFHTTIGAMASRLDLVIPGIAGKQGDNVALKIRSELNRLENLLNPYLSDSIIARVNRFAYHHEVETGSELIHLLHRCIRYVQFTSGLFDISMLRTKQRLKEYAYPDDYASGRQQVSAITSVILNEEKNTIRFLSPDVQIDTGAFGKGYALDRIRSILSEEGIANAFLSFGESSLLGMGLHPSGNAWKIRLNVPGNDAECEISLSDAFVSVSGNVPKFAESPPEQKVHIIDPRTGKAVNTTGVVAVVAKSGLEAEALSTALFLADPDDYQSIMKAFDCSLVYRLMPDKAGKITKYSFKNSDQ encoded by the coding sequence TTGGCAGCAGTCTTTCATACTACCATCGGGGCTATGGCATCCCGTCTCGATCTTGTCATTCCGGGAATTGCCGGAAAACAGGGAGATAATGTGGCCTTAAAAATACGGAGTGAACTTAACCGGCTGGAAAATCTGCTTAATCCATACCTCAGCGATAGCATCATTGCCAGAGTGAACCGTTTTGCTTATCATCATGAAGTGGAAACAGGAAGCGAACTGATTCATCTGCTGCACCGGTGCATCCGGTATGTTCAATTTACCAGCGGACTATTCGATATATCAATGCTCAGAACCAAACAAAGGCTGAAGGAATATGCCTATCCTGATGATTATGCTTCTGGGCGTCAGCAGGTATCAGCAATAACCTCCGTCATTTTGAACGAAGAAAAGAATACCATCCGCTTTCTTTCGCCCGATGTTCAGATTGACACGGGGGCTTTCGGAAAAGGTTATGCCCTGGACCGTATCCGGAGCATTCTGTCGGAAGAAGGCATTGCAAATGCTTTTTTAAGCTTCGGCGAAAGTTCCTTGCTGGGTATGGGGCTTCATCCTTCAGGAAATGCCTGGAAGATTCGTCTGAATGTGCCGGGAAATGATGCAGAATGCGAAATATCTCTTTCAGATGCATTTGTTTCAGTATCAGGTAATGTTCCGAAATTTGCGGAATCACCCCCTGAGCAGAAGGTCCATATTATCGACCCCCGGACAGGAAAGGCAGTAAATACCACCGGTGTGGTTGCTGTGGTGGCAAAATCAGGTCTGGAAGCAGAAGCATTGTCCACAGCTCTGTTTCTTGCTGATCCTGATGACTATCAATCCATCATGAAGGCTTTTGATTGTTCTCTGGTGTATCGGCTTATGCCGGATAAGGCAGGAAAGATTACCAAATATTCTTTTAAAAATTCAGATCAATGA
- a CDS encoding Gfo/Idh/MocA family oxidoreductase, with translation MSRDLPESGRREFLKTFSLMAGGTALLSTFPSMAKLYASSVNKSPSQPVVRLGVIGTGSRGQYLMQMLQNVPDTAIVAVCDDFKPHLDQAVALTGGKASPYSDYRRLLERKDVEGVIIAVPLHLHAAIAIDAMKAGKHVFSEKSMAKTTDECASMLKVHYQTGKILQIGHQRVFDIRFVRGVQWIRDGHIGPVTQIRAWWHRNNDWRREVIPPSTERRTNWRLYREYSCGLMTELASHHLQVANWVLDAHPVSVTGTGSINYWKDGREVFDNVAVIYTYPGGVQFIYDSVISNKKYGLEVQVMGPLGTVEMEAGKYFLENPPPAPGIVQLINSIEKDLFEVVPVGGPSWVPENPSEDKGTYFINKILYSDGSDMQLVAFAEAVRQNKIVPGLAEQGYLAGVATLLGDEATLTGKTIYWPSELEVEAIKKTAEI, from the coding sequence ATGAGCAGAGATTTACCAGAATCCGGACGAAGGGAATTTCTGAAGACATTTTCGCTGATGGCAGGCGGAACAGCATTGCTGTCAACATTTCCTTCAATGGCGAAGCTATATGCATCTTCTGTTAATAAATCCCCTTCGCAACCGGTTGTCCGACTGGGTGTTATCGGCACCGGTTCACGGGGCCAGTATCTTATGCAAATGCTTCAGAACGTTCCCGATACCGCAATTGTGGCGGTATGTGACGACTTTAAACCCCACCTTGATCAGGCGGTTGCCCTTACCGGAGGCAAAGCATCGCCCTACTCAGATTACAGAAGGTTGCTGGAGCGAAAGGATGTTGAAGGGGTTATCATTGCTGTTCCCTTGCATCTTCATGCCGCGATTGCAATTGATGCCATGAAGGCCGGAAAGCATGTTTTTTCTGAAAAAAGCATGGCAAAGACAACGGATGAATGTGCTTCCATGCTCAAAGTGCATTACCAGACAGGCAAAATCCTTCAGATAGGACATCAGCGGGTTTTCGATATCCGGTTTGTCAGGGGTGTTCAATGGATCAGGGACGGACACATCGGGCCGGTTACCCAGATCAGGGCATGGTGGCACAGGAATAATGACTGGAGGAGAGAGGTAATTCCTCCATCCACTGAACGAAGGACAAACTGGCGGCTATACAGGGAATACTCCTGCGGGCTCATGACAGAGCTGGCCAGCCATCACCTTCAGGTAGCCAATTGGGTGCTGGATGCACATCCCGTTTCGGTTACCGGAACAGGCAGTATAAATTACTGGAAGGATGGCAGAGAAGTGTTTGATAATGTTGCTGTTATATATACCTATCCCGGTGGCGTGCAGTTTATATACGATTCTGTGATCAGTAACAAAAAATATGGTCTCGAGGTGCAGGTTATGGGACCCCTGGGAACCGTAGAGATGGAAGCCGGGAAATATTTCCTTGAGAACCCGCCCCCAGCCCCGGGAATCGTTCAACTCATCAACTCAATCGAAAAAGATTTATTTGAGGTGGTTCCGGTTGGAGGTCCCAGTTGGGTACCTGAAAATCCATCAGAAGACAAAGGAACTTATTTTATCAATAAAATTCTTTATAGTGACGGCTCTGATATGCAGCTTGTTGCTTTTGCCGAAGCGGTAAGACAAAATAAAATCGTCCCCGGTCTGGCCGAACAGGGCTACCTGGCCGGAGTGGCAACCCTCCTGGGTGATGAGGCTACCCTCACCGGAAAAACTATTTACTGGCCTTCCGAACTGGAAGTGGAAGCCATAAAAAAGACTGCAGAAATTTAA
- a CDS encoding aldo/keto reductase gives MNRRKFIRNSALSAGVISLPSFTASTLPSLFGKKASDEIILGNTGLKVTRMAMGTGTSGWNKQSNQTRTLGIQGLASLLHYAYDQGIRFWDSADQYGTHPHLREALKYVPREKIVILTKTHASTREEMKADLDRFRSEIGTDYIDIVLLHCMLDGNWPEKKKGAMEYLSEAREKGIIKAHGVSCHTLKALKAAAESDWVQVDLARINPTGDNMDADVPTVIPLLKKMKSDGKGIIGMKIFGGGTLTNRVDECLRFILNQNYVDSFTIGIESKEQLQEILRKIPELS, from the coding sequence ATGAACCGGAGGAAATTCATCCGCAATTCAGCGTTGTCAGCAGGTGTTATTTCTCTTCCGTCATTTACTGCCTCCACCCTTCCGTCCCTGTTTGGGAAAAAAGCTTCTGATGAGATAATTTTAGGAAATACAGGCCTTAAAGTTACCCGCATGGCAATGGGAACAGGCACATCGGGCTGGAACAAGCAGTCAAATCAAACCCGTACGCTTGGTATTCAGGGACTGGCCTCTCTGCTTCACTATGCCTATGATCAGGGCATTCGTTTCTGGGATTCTGCTGATCAATACGGAACCCATCCCCATCTCAGAGAAGCTTTAAAATACGTGCCGCGCGAAAAGATTGTCATCCTCACAAAAACCCATGCTTCAACGCGGGAGGAAATGAAGGCTGATCTTGACAGATTTCGTTCCGAAATCGGCACAGATTATATTGACATCGTTCTTCTTCACTGCATGCTTGATGGAAACTGGCCGGAAAAGAAAAAAGGTGCAATGGAATATCTTTCAGAAGCAAGGGAAAAAGGAATCATTAAGGCCCACGGTGTATCCTGTCATACCCTGAAGGCTCTGAAGGCCGCTGCCGAAAGCGACTGGGTTCAGGTTGACCTGGCCAGAATCAATCCCACCGGAGACAATATGGATGCTGATGTTCCAACCGTAATTCCTCTTCTCAAAAAGATGAAATCAGACGGCAAAGGAATCATCGGAATGAAGATTTTTGGCGGAGGTACCCTCACAAACCGCGTGGATGAATGCCTTCGGTTTATCCTGAATCAGAACTATGTTGACAGCTTTACTATTGGAATTGAAAGCAAGGAACAGCTGCAGGAGATTCTGAGAAAAATACCGGAACTCAGCTGA
- a CDS encoding OmpA family protein, whose amino-acid sequence MQYFFRCFRITTFLAVIICLSVSSAFSQNQYTTTSKKAVHAFNIALQEYQSRNYSVALDYIKQAVDIDRSFAEAWFLMADIYAEMNNNQGIISTLKHILEEKPDLFPAAWYNLGKAHFSEGGYQEAKSAFLRFLQYKGQNESLVQQAKFYLRSCDFALQAVENPVPFVPVNLGDSINTAYDEYWPSLSVDEQILVYTVLLPVNMRIQGKQRSRQEDFYVSYFRNGFWSKGVDMGPPLNTLDNEGAQTLTPDGRTMYFTACNRPDGKGQCDIYVSYHQGEKWTEPENLGSPVNTSASEKQPSISPDGKTLFFASNRPGSKGGLDIWFSTKNEDGSWQNPVNMGDSINTPKDEQSPFIHADNTTLYFSSNGHIGMGGFDIYMTRRRKDSTWSAPVNLGYPINTCRDEIGLIVNASGNRAYFATNRETARGQDIYYFDLYPQARPVPVSYIKGVVTDAVTGAPLEASFELINLKTSLSLVTAKSDPVTGTFLVALPPGFNYMLNVSKQGYLFYSDHFALADTFTEAKPFLMRIALHPVKPGEKAVLKNIFFAWNSAELQPESFAELNKLLSFMRENPEVRIEVSGHTDNTGSPEYNLKLSLNRAKVVADYLIKNGMDPSRIVARGYGEKQPVAGNDTEEGRALNRRTEFRILGK is encoded by the coding sequence ATGCAGTATTTTTTCAGATGTTTCCGTATAACCACATTCCTTGCAGTCATCATCTGCCTGTCAGTATCTTCAGCATTCTCTCAGAACCAGTACACTACAACGTCAAAAAAAGCCGTTCATGCTTTCAATATAGCTCTTCAGGAGTATCAGTCACGAAACTATTCCGTTGCTCTCGATTATATTAAGCAGGCGGTTGATATTGACAGGTCGTTTGCCGAAGCCTGGTTTCTGATGGCTGATATTTATGCCGAGATGAACAATAATCAGGGTATCATCAGTACCCTGAAACACATTCTGGAAGAAAAACCCGATCTGTTTCCGGCCGCCTGGTACAATCTGGGCAAGGCGCATTTTTCTGAAGGCGGATACCAGGAGGCGAAAAGTGCTTTTCTCCGTTTTCTTCAGTACAAAGGACAGAATGAATCGCTGGTTCAGCAGGCGAAGTTTTATCTGCGTTCCTGCGATTTTGCCCTGCAGGCCGTGGAAAATCCGGTACCGTTTGTGCCGGTCAACCTGGGTGACAGTATTAATACGGCATACGATGAATACTGGCCAAGCCTTTCCGTTGATGAGCAGATTCTTGTTTATACGGTTCTGCTTCCGGTGAATATGAGAATACAGGGAAAACAGCGAAGCAGGCAGGAGGATTTTTATGTGAGCTACTTCAGAAACGGTTTCTGGAGCAAGGGTGTTGATATGGGGCCTCCCCTGAATACCCTTGATAATGAAGGTGCCCAGACGCTTACCCCTGATGGCCGCACCATGTATTTTACAGCTTGCAACAGGCCCGATGGAAAAGGCCAGTGCGATATTTATGTATCCTACCATCAGGGTGAAAAATGGACCGAGCCGGAAAATCTCGGAAGTCCCGTTAACACCTCAGCCAGTGAAAAACAACCATCCATTTCGCCCGACGGGAAAACCCTGTTCTTTGCATCCAACCGGCCGGGCAGTAAAGGCGGGCTCGACATCTGGTTCAGTACAAAAAATGAAGATGGTTCCTGGCAAAATCCCGTGAACATGGGCGACAGCATCAATACCCCGAAGGATGAACAATCGCCTTTTATTCATGCCGACAATACTACTTTGTATTTCTCTTCCAACGGACATATTGGTATGGGAGGATTTGATATTTATATGACACGCCGCAGAAAGGATAGTACCTGGTCTGCACCGGTGAATCTCGGATATCCCATCAATACCTGCCGCGACGAAATTGGACTGATCGTCAATGCTTCAGGTAACAGAGCCTATTTCGCCACCAACCGCGAAACGGCCCGGGGACAGGATATTTATTACTTTGACCTGTATCCTCAGGCACGGCCTGTCCCGGTCTCTTACATAAAAGGGGTGGTTACGGATGCAGTAACCGGTGCACCACTGGAGGCCAGCTTTGAGCTGATCAACCTGAAAACTTCGCTTTCTTTGGTTACGGCAAAATCAGATCCGGTTACGGGAACTTTCCTTGTCGCCTTGCCTCCTGGCTTTAACTATATGCTGAATGTTTCAAAACAGGGCTACCTTTTTTATTCCGATCATTTTGCCCTGGCCGATACGTTCACCGAAGCAAAACCTTTCCTGATGAGAATAGCCCTGCATCCTGTCAAACCGGGTGAAAAAGCGGTTCTGAAAAACATATTCTTCGCATGGAATTCGGCGGAACTTCAGCCGGAATCCTTCGCCGAACTCAACAAACTCCTTTCCTTTATGCGTGAAAATCCTGAGGTGCGGATCGAGGTGAGTGGCCATACCGATAATACCGGTTCTCCGGAATACAACCTTAAACTTTCCCTTAACCGGGCAAAGGTGGTTGCCGATTATCTGATTAAGAACGGAATGGATCCTTCCCGCATTGTTGCCAGAGGATATGGAGAAAAACAGCCGGTGGCAGGAAACGACACCGAAGAGGGAAGAGCCCTTAACCGACGTACCGAATTCAGAATCCTCGGAAAATGA
- a CDS encoding DUF1080 domain-containing protein, which produces MKHFINIKKLTVVATGMVVFVLAASCSSAPSVEKTGWYQLFNGKDLSGWVQKNGTAEYKVENGEIVGTTVLKSPNSFLCTEKEFDNFILELEFKVDSQLNSGVQIRSISSPLVMNGRVHGYQVEIDPSPRAWTGGIYDESRRGWLYTLADNEPARNAFRQGEWNKFRIEAIGDTIRTWINDVPASWLLDNLTPKGLIALQVHSVGDDASKVGLQVRFRNIRIRTDSLDFYGFHGDPGIRQVNMIPNTLSDWEKNHGWKLLFDGKTSNGWRGAYKDKFPEKGWKIADGMLTVLPSGGAESANGGDIVTVDKYSDFDLTLEFKITRGANSGIKYFVTESEHNKGSAIGLEYQILDDENHPDAKLGNHEGSRTLASLYDLIKATNKRVNAPGEWNQARIVSRGNHVEHWLNGFKVLEYERGSAEFRKLVSESKYKVWKNFGEAPEGHILLQDHGDEVSFRSIKIKQL; this is translated from the coding sequence ATGAAGCACTTTATAAATATCAAGAAATTAACAGTCGTAGCAACCGGAATGGTTGTCTTTGTCCTGGCCGCTTCCTGTTCGTCTGCTCCTTCGGTTGAAAAAACTGGCTGGTATCAGCTTTTTAACGGAAAAGACCTCAGCGGATGGGTTCAGAAAAACGGAACCGCTGAATATAAAGTTGAAAACGGTGAGATTGTGGGAACCACCGTGCTGAAAAGTCCCAACAGTTTTCTTTGTACCGAAAAGGAATTTGACAACTTTATTCTTGAACTTGAGTTCAAAGTTGATTCACAGCTTAATTCCGGCGTGCAAATCCGGAGCATCAGTTCTCCTCTCGTTATGAACGGCCGGGTACATGGTTACCAGGTGGAGATTGACCCTTCTCCCAGGGCATGGACCGGCGGAATATATGATGAATCCCGCAGAGGCTGGTTGTATACTCTTGCCGACAATGAACCTGCCCGTAACGCATTCCGGCAGGGAGAATGGAATAAATTCAGGATTGAAGCCATAGGTGATACCATCCGCACATGGATCAACGACGTCCCTGCTTCCTGGTTGCTGGATAACCTCACTCCCAAAGGATTGATTGCTCTGCAGGTACATTCGGTGGGAGATGATGCGTCAAAGGTTGGGCTTCAGGTTCGTTTCAGGAACATCAGAATACGTACCGACAGTCTTGATTTCTACGGATTTCATGGAGACCCAGGCATCCGCCAGGTGAACATGATTCCCAATACGCTGAGCGATTGGGAAAAAAATCATGGCTGGAAACTTCTTTTCGACGGAAAGACGTCCAATGGATGGAGGGGAGCATATAAGGATAAGTTCCCTGAAAAAGGATGGAAAATTGCTGATGGCATGCTGACAGTTCTTCCTTCCGGGGGCGCTGAATCTGCCAATGGAGGCGATATTGTTACCGTGGACAAATATTCTGACTTTGATCTGACCCTGGAATTCAAAATTACCAGGGGAGCCAACAGCGGCATAAAATACTTTGTTACCGAATCGGAACACAACAAAGGTTCTGCTATTGGGCTGGAATACCAGATTCTGGATGATGAAAACCATCCTGACGCCAAACTGGGAAACCATGAAGGAAGCAGAACTCTTGCCTCCCTTTATGATCTGATCAAGGCCACTAACAAACGGGTCAATGCGCCTGGTGAATGGAACCAGGCACGCATTGTTTCCAGAGGAAACCACGTTGAGCACTGGCTGAACGGCTTTAAAGTTCTTGAATATGAGCGCGGTTCAGCTGAATTCAGAAAACTGGTTAGCGAAAGCAAGTACAAGGTCTGGAAAAACTTCGGCGAAGCACCCGAGGGGCATATTTTACTCCAGGATCATGGGGATGAGGTCTCCTTCCGCAGCATCAAGATAAAACAACTGTAA
- a CDS encoding Gfo/Idh/MocA family oxidoreductase: MKTDRRKFVKVMAAGTAGVALGGISLPASAYQRITGANDRIRVGIVGFSDRARSSLIPAFLASAKDLNMEIVAVSDIWSRRREEAQAYFGRQGIKVALARNNEELYERKDVDAVIISTADFQHAMHTIEAVQAGRDVYVEKPFAETMEDNRNALKVVQESDRVFQIGSQRRSADNYIAAAEFIQSGKFGDIVMVEMTWNVNQPGRWRRPDLVASIKEEDTDWKRFLINRPYVPWNPRYYLEYRLFWPYSSGIPGQWMSHQIDTVHWFTGLPHPRSVAANGGVYLWKDGRANADTMTAVFDYGPLDDPSRGFQVVYSSRFTNSYGGTKELYFSNGGMLNLDLNKITSDGGLQESEARAMGMKANLLKEQSLPQMKVVTGANTGADPMTNAHMRNWMECLRSRRKCNGDVVAAYNHSIANIMVTAALHTGEKVTFDEERQEVLAGGRVFTM, translated from the coding sequence ATGAAAACAGACAGAAGGAAGTTTGTAAAAGTTATGGCGGCCGGAACAGCCGGGGTCGCCCTGGGGGGCATCAGTCTTCCTGCCAGCGCCTACCAGCGCATTACAGGTGCAAACGACCGTATCCGTGTTGGTATTGTTGGCTTCTCTGATCGTGCAAGATCATCCCTAATACCGGCCTTTCTTGCTTCGGCCAAAGACCTGAATATGGAGATTGTAGCGGTTTCTGACATATGGAGTCGCCGGAGAGAAGAAGCGCAGGCCTACTTTGGCAGACAGGGGATTAAAGTAGCCCTGGCCCGCAACAATGAGGAGTTATACGAAAGAAAGGATGTGGATGCTGTTATTATCAGTACGGCCGATTTCCAGCATGCCATGCATACCATCGAGGCAGTTCAGGCAGGAAGGGATGTTTATGTGGAAAAACCCTTTGCCGAAACGATGGAAGATAACAGAAATGCCCTGAAGGTCGTGCAGGAATCGGACAGGGTCTTCCAGATTGGTTCCCAGAGAAGATCGGCTGACAATTATATTGCTGCAGCCGAATTTATTCAATCAGGTAAGTTTGGTGATATCGTCATGGTGGAAATGACCTGGAATGTCAATCAGCCGGGGCGGTGGAGAAGACCCGACCTGGTAGCCTCCATTAAGGAAGAAGACACCGACTGGAAACGTTTTCTCATCAATCGTCCTTATGTTCCATGGAATCCAAGGTACTATCTTGAGTACCGGCTGTTCTGGCCCTATTCATCAGGGATTCCCGGCCAGTGGATGTCGCACCAGATTGATACGGTGCACTGGTTTACCGGCCTTCCCCATCCCCGCTCGGTGGCAGCAAACGGCGGAGTTTACCTCTGGAAAGATGGCAGAGCCAATGCCGATACCATGACGGCCGTATTCGATTATGGCCCACTGGATGATCCTTCCCGCGGATTCCAGGTGGTATACTCCTCCCGTTTTACCAATTCCTATGGCGGCACCAAGGAACTGTATTTCTCCAATGGAGGAATGCTGAACCTTGATCTGAACAAAATTACGTCCGACGGCGGACTGCAGGAAAGTGAAGCCAGGGCTATGGGCATGAAAGCCAATCTGCTGAAAGAACAATCTCTGCCGCAGATGAAAGTGGTCACCGGTGCCAATACCGGCGCTGATCCGATGACAAATGCTCATATGCGCAACTGGATGGAATGCCTGCGAAGCCGCAGGAAGTGCAACGGAGATGTGGTAGCCGCCTACAACCATTCAATTGCCAATATCATGGTTACGGCTGCCCTTCATACCGGAGAAAAAGTCACCTTCGACGAGGAACGGCAGGAAGTGCTGGCCGGTGGCAGGGTATTCACCATGTGA
- a CDS encoding 7-carboxy-7-deazaguanine synthase QueE codes for MIRGKHDALFQPENGWKLPLVEEFYTIQGEGFHTGKPAYFIRIGGCDVGCEWCDTKFSWNPALHPLVPIENIVEKAVACPARAVVVTGGEPLMYNMEPLTTALRARGISLFLETSGAYPLTGHWDWICLSPKENMPPLEEIYEKASELKVIIRDTADFAWAEKNARRVKKNCYLYLQPEWSRYEKNIPEIVAYAKSHPEWNISLQAHKFMHIP; via the coding sequence ATGATCAGGGGCAAACATGATGCGCTTTTTCAGCCGGAGAACGGATGGAAACTTCCTTTGGTAGAGGAATTCTATACCATCCAGGGCGAAGGTTTCCATACAGGAAAGCCGGCCTATTTTATCCGTATTGGCGGTTGTGATGTGGGATGCGAATGGTGTGACACCAAATTTTCATGGAATCCGGCCCTGCATCCTCTGGTTCCCATAGAAAATATTGTGGAAAAGGCTGTGGCCTGTCCTGCCAGGGCAGTTGTAGTAACAGGAGGCGAGCCTCTTATGTATAACATGGAACCTCTTACAACTGCACTCAGGGCGAGAGGTATCTCCCTGTTCCTTGAAACATCGGGTGCCTATCCTTTAACAGGGCATTGGGACTGGATTTGCCTTTCTCCCAAGGAAAATATGCCTCCTCTGGAAGAAATCTATGAAAAAGCCAGCGAACTGAAAGTAATAATCAGGGATACCGCCGATTTTGCCTGGGCCGAAAAAAATGCCCGCAGGGTCAAAAAAAACTGCTATCTTTATCTTCAGCCGGAATGGAGTAGATATGAGAAAAATATACCGGAAATTGTTGCGTATGCCAAATCTCACCCTGAGTGGAATATTTCCCTCCAGGCCCATAAGTTTATGCACATTCCCTGA
- a CDS encoding alkaline phosphatase, which yields MKTLFRILVFAFAGLIVFSCNKPAREEERQNVILFIGDGMGLAQLCAASGSVADALNIERCSHVGLMKTQSLDNYITDSAAGATAFSTGHKTRNSYLAVDSTGNPLKTILEFAEDADLSTGLVVTCAVTHATPAAFIAHQTGRENNEAIAADIVKTDVDVLIGGGRKYFETRSDGRNLIADLTSRGYTVPDSVWQIPSSLPGKLAWFRASGHMPGALNGRGEALAESVRLALNILSNNKKGFFLMVEGSQIDWACHSNDSLWLVKEVLDFDKAVGEGLKFAANSKNTTVIVLADHETGGVSLPAGDLKNHTVSIRFSAHDHTGIMVPVYAFGPGASLFTGIYDNTDVFHKMMHLLKLEK from the coding sequence ATGAAAACTTTATTTCGGATTTTGGTGTTTGCCTTTGCAGGGCTGATCGTGTTTTCGTGTAACAAACCGGCAAGGGAGGAAGAAAGGCAAAATGTCATACTATTCATTGGTGACGGAATGGGCCTGGCGCAGCTCTGCGCAGCAAGCGGTTCTGTGGCCGACGCACTGAATATAGAGCGGTGTTCACATGTTGGTCTGATGAAGACCCAGTCGCTGGATAATTACATTACCGATTCAGCCGCAGGAGCAACAGCATTTTCAACAGGACACAAAACCAGGAACTCATATCTGGCAGTGGATTCTACCGGGAATCCCCTTAAAACCATTCTCGAGTTTGCTGAAGATGCAGACCTCTCAACGGGTCTGGTAGTTACCTGTGCAGTTACACACGCTACCCCGGCAGCTTTTATTGCACACCAGACAGGCAGGGAGAACAATGAGGCCATCGCAGCTGATATCGTCAAGACCGATGTTGATGTTCTCATTGGAGGCGGAAGAAAATATTTCGAAACTCGATCCGATGGAAGGAATCTGATAGCTGATCTCACATCCAGAGGATATACCGTTCCTGATTCGGTTTGGCAGATTCCATCATCCCTTCCCGGGAAACTGGCCTGGTTCAGAGCTTCCGGCCATATGCCCGGCGCCTTGAACGGAAGAGGGGAGGCCCTCGCTGAATCAGTTCGGCTTGCACTCAATATCCTTTCCAACAATAAGAAAGGTTTTTTTCTGATGGTCGAAGGATCTCAGATTGACTGGGCATGCCATTCAAATGATTCCTTATGGCTGGTGAAAGAAGTGCTGGATTTCGATAAGGCAGTGGGAGAGGGGTTGAAGTTTGCCGCTAACAGCAAAAACACAACAGTTATTGTACTGGCAGACCATGAAACTGGCGGAGTGAGCCTGCCTGCCGGAGATCTTAAAAATCATACTGTCAGCATCCGCTTTTCCGCTCATGATCATACCGGAATCATGGTGCCGGTTTATGCTTTCGGGCCCGGTGCATCCCTCTTTACAGGAATCTATGACAACACCGATGTGTTCCATAAAATGATGCACCTGTTAAAACTGGAAAAATAA